In Humulus lupulus chromosome 6, drHumLupu1.1, whole genome shotgun sequence, a single genomic region encodes these proteins:
- the LOC133784939 gene encoding uncharacterized protein LOC133784939, translated as MTSNISESLNSVWKEARAFPVVALLENLRQKVQNWFDTRRLEAASTFTRLSKWAEDQLVYSVGHQIYQVVDGNLEFVVEILKRSCTCRKWGLDEIPCLHACAAIRIENLCHYTYVSDFYMKDVFVSTYNGIIHPVGSQKFWDIPDIVKDYVVLPPIVRRRASRPRKKRIPSAGETRRQIKCGRCNENGHNRKICRNAIHVKMKSMKRLKSCVHPH; from the exons ATGACCTCAAATATATCTGAAAGCTTAAATTCTGTTTGGAAAGAAGCTAGAGCCTTTCCTG TTGTAGCTTTATTGGAAAATTTAAGGCAAAAGGTTCAAAATTGGTTTGATACACGTCGTTTGGAAGCAGCAAGCACATTTACAAGGTTGTCAAAATGGGCAGAAGACCAGCTT GTATACTCTGTTGGTCATCAAATTTACCAAGTTGTTGATGGTAACTTAGAATTTGTTGTTGAAATTCTAAAGCGCAGTTGCACTTGTCGCAAGTGGGGCTTAGATGAAATCCCTTGCTTGCATGCATGTGCTGCCATAAGAATAGAAAACTTGTGTCATTATACTTATGTCTCTGACTTTTACATGAAGGATGTTTTTGTGAGCACATATAATGGAATAATCCATCCAGTGGGAAGTCAAAAGTTTTGGGATATTCCTGATATTGTCAAAGATTATGTTGTGCTGCCACCCATTGTAAGGAGAAGAGCTAGCAGACCAAGAAAGAAGAGGATTCCTTCAGCTGGTGAAACAAGGAGGCAAATCAAGTGTGGTAGGTGCAATGAAAATGGACACAATCGTAAAATATGTAGAAATGCTATTCATG